A genomic segment from Orientia tsutsugamushi str. Boryong encodes:
- a CDS encoding transporter substrate-binding domain-containing protein yields MQLERFNLRLGIESESISNTDIAIASEIAAKMHISLFLKHVPADQKLNALSDGGVDIISSSEIPTDIKEYAYLSSTPHRYENYSLFVLGEKNLEFSDSSEFADLIRFHGFRLGVMKNCAYKDNEISKLIQSPDNQDIIFEYETNDEALKALLNNEIDGWITITSSGVASVVQCYHAINRIKHIVITNKVPVYFMFNKKTLPIGLITDLKREIEKFEAKTVKSRIYLFLLIESIHSSWFYGLSIIAGILFTLPSIILALTNNSSLFSIIMLALLPASFSNIALDIIMHKQSQGVFSNPIYIYCNLIIVLIGFFLVRLLGWQGSKIKCDQNFLSYLFIICDALVQSIFMIVGIIVSLMIPMYPIMLWGPVFVLLFSSIGCIVRSVLCRYNAIQDVYSEINFMVIVIWTIIFLNCLDYQYNELNLEKMQYDIVIAILGVFITSTAIHYLLWKKRLLNNKICNWASFR; encoded by the coding sequence TTGCAGTTAGAAAGATTCAATCTAAGGCTTGGAATAGAATCTGAAAGTATTTCTAATACAGATATTGCTATTGCGTCAGAAATTGCTGCAAAGATGCATATAAGTTTGTTTCTTAAACATGTACCTGCTGACCAAAAATTAAATGCTTTATCTGATGGTGGTGTTGACATTATTTCTAGCTCAGAAATTCCTACTGATATTAAGGAGTACGCTTACTTATCATCTACTCCACATCGTTATGAAAATTATTCATTGTTTGTATTAGGTGAGAAAAATTTAGAATTTAGTGATAGCTCTGAATTTGCTGACCTTATTAGGTTTCATGGGTTTCGTCTTGGAGTAATGAAGAATTGTGCTTATAAAGATAACGAAATTAGCAAATTGATTCAAAGTCCAGACAATCAGGATATAATATTTGAATACGAGACTAATGATGAAGCATTAAAAGCTCTATTAAATAATGAAATTGATGGATGGATTACAATAACCTCTTCAGGAGTAGCTTCGGTAGTTCAGTGTTATCATGCTATAAATAGAATAAAGCACATTGTTATTACGAATAAAGTACCTGTATATTTTATGTTTAATAAAAAAACTTTGCCTATCGGGTTAATAACAGATCTGAAGAGAGAAATAGAGAAATTTGAAGCTAAAACTGTTAAAAGCCGAATTTACTTGTTTTTATTAATTGAATCTATTCATTCAAGTTGGTTTTATGGGTTAAGTATTATTGCAGGAATATTATTTACCTTACCAAGTATTATTTTAGCCTTAACAAACAATTCTTCTTTATTTAGCATAATAATGCTAGCATTGTTACCTGCAAGTTTCAGTAATATTGCATTAGACATAATAATGCATAAGCAGTCACAAGGAGTTTTTTCTAATCCAATATATATATATTGCAATCTCATTATTGTGTTAATAGGATTTTTTTTAGTAAGATTATTAGGATGGCAAGGTAGTAAAATAAAGTGTGACCAAAACTTTTTAAGTTATTTATTTATCATATGTGATGCTTTGGTGCAGTCTATATTTATGATAGTGGGAATTATTGTATCATTAATGATTCCCATGTATCCAATAATGTTATGGGGTCCTGTGTTTGTATTATTATTTTCTAGCATAGGATGTATTGTTCGAAGTGTATTGTGTAGATATAACGCAATACAGGATGTTTATAGTGAAATTAATTTTATGGTTATTGTAATATGGACTATTATTTTTCTCAATTGCCTTGACTATCAATATAATGAGTTAAATCTAGAAAAAATGCAATATGATATTGTAATAGCAATTTTAGGTGTATTTATTACTAGCACAGCTATACATTATTTACTATGGAAAAAAAGATTGCTGAACAACAAAATTTGTAATTGGGCTAGTTTTAGATAA
- the xseA gene encoding exodeoxyribonuclease VII large subunit produces the protein MHAKNISSFDVNYLSDEFNAKEYTVHELSLHIKSAIEYQFGVLKVRGEVSGLKIASSGHSYFNLKDDKAVLNCVCWKTTLNLVKIKVEDGIEVIATGRLTTYSGQSRYQLVVENICIAGLGSLMQIFFQRKEKLMKEGLFDNSRKKKLPAFPMIIGVITSISGAVIRDIAHRVNDRFPSRLLIWPVTVQGNNSANEVASAIQECNNMLASNHDLAPEVIIIARGGGSVEDLWSFNEEIVVRAIASSVIPIVSAIGHEVDFTLADFAADLRAPTPSAAAEMVVPVLADIKMRLNNSMNQINHVTFNYLKCSVMLLNNCGNIVQKLKTMIDLNYQKFDELVFRFDAKIEQFVELQKRILQNNVLIDPSKLVQLYALKLENLNNKLYQLVKRLFVNLDNKVYLLDSLLNNMDYSRVLKRGFAIIRLVEGPVVSSLSQLKSNDKIKIQLQDGVRQATIDS, from the coding sequence ATGCATGCAAAAAATATAAGTAGTTTTGATGTTAACTATCTAAGTGACGAATTCAATGCTAAGGAATATACAGTTCATGAGCTTTCGTTGCACATAAAATCAGCTATTGAATATCAGTTCGGTGTGCTAAAAGTACGAGGTGAAGTTTCTGGATTGAAAATTGCTAGTTCAGGTCATAGCTATTTTAACTTAAAAGACGATAAAGCAGTTTTAAATTGTGTATGTTGGAAAACAACTTTAAATCTTGTGAAAATTAAGGTTGAAGATGGAATAGAGGTTATAGCTACTGGTAGGCTCACTACTTATTCAGGCCAATCTAGATATCAGCTTGTAGTTGAAAATATTTGTATTGCTGGGTTAGGATCATTGATGCAAATATTTTTTCAACGTAAAGAAAAATTAATGAAAGAAGGGCTGTTTGATAATTCTAGAAAAAAAAAGCTACCAGCCTTTCCAATGATTATTGGAGTAATAACATCCATTTCTGGTGCTGTTATCAGAGATATTGCGCATCGAGTTAATGACCGCTTTCCTAGCAGATTATTAATATGGCCAGTAACGGTACAAGGCAATAATTCTGCTAATGAGGTAGCAAGTGCTATTCAAGAATGTAACAATATGCTAGCTAGTAACCATGATCTAGCTCCAGAAGTTATTATTATAGCTAGAGGTGGTGGATCTGTGGAAGATTTATGGTCATTTAATGAAGAAATTGTTGTTAGGGCTATAGCTAGCTCAGTTATTCCAATAGTATCAGCTATTGGCCACGAAGTAGATTTTACTCTTGCAGATTTTGCTGCTGACCTAAGAGCCCCAACGCCATCAGCTGCTGCTGAGATGGTAGTGCCAGTTTTAGCTGATATAAAAATGCGTTTAAATAATTCAATGAACCAGATAAATCATGTTACTTTCAATTATTTAAAATGTAGTGTTATGTTGCTGAATAATTGCGGTAATATTGTTCAAAAGCTAAAAACAATGATAGATTTAAATTATCAAAAATTTGATGAGCTTGTATTTCGATTTGATGCAAAAATAGAGCAATTTGTAGAACTTCAAAAAAGAATTTTACAAAATAATGTGCTTATTGATCCTAGTAAATTGGTGCAATTATACGCACTGAAACTTGAAAACCTTAATAATAAGTTATATCAACTTGTAAAAAGACTATTTGTTAACTTAGATAACAAAGTGTATTTGTTAGATTCCCTCTTAAATAATATGGATTATTCAAGAGTACTTAAAAGAGGATTTGCAATTATAAGGTTAGTAGAAGGGCCAGTGGTATCTTCATTGTCTCAGCTTAAAAGTAATGACAAAATAAAGATACAATTACAAGACGGAGTACGACAAGCTACAATTGATTCTTAA
- a CDS encoding MBL fold metallo-hydrolase — protein MWKVIVLGCGPSLGVPVIGCKCSVCMSNIEFNKRLRSSLYLQYNHEISILIDSGCDIRFQLLRANITKLDAVILTHPHSDHIAGIDNLRVFTYQNGCSLDVYANVETVDYITKNYSYLFERNLLNAIKIDDYGTVNIKGKEITTFQQNHGDINSLGIRIKNFVYSNDVRKFPRKSYQFLSKIDVWMLDCLQVIATDAHAGLNEVMQWNEQFMPKKIYLTNMNHTIDYYGIQPMLSRNIALAYDGLEFYI, from the coding sequence ATGTGGAAAGTTATTGTTTTAGGATGCGGGCCGTCTTTAGGAGTGCCTGTTATTGGATGCAAGTGCTCAGTTTGTATGTCTAATATCGAGTTCAATAAAAGATTGCGTTCATCATTATATCTTCAATATAACCATGAAATCTCAATTTTAATTGATAGCGGTTGTGATATCAGGTTTCAATTGTTACGAGCTAATATTACAAAATTGGACGCTGTAATTCTTACCCATCCTCATTCTGACCATATTGCTGGTATAGATAATTTGAGAGTTTTTACATATCAAAATGGCTGCTCTTTAGATGTTTATGCTAATGTAGAAACTGTTGATTATATTACTAAAAACTATAGTTATTTATTTGAGAGAAATTTATTAAATGCTATAAAAATTGATGACTATGGTACAGTTAATATTAAAGGTAAAGAAATAACTACTTTTCAGCAAAATCATGGAGACATTAATAGCTTAGGTATAAGAATTAAGAATTTTGTTTATTCAAATGATGTTAGAAAATTTCCTAGAAAAAGTTATCAATTTCTCAGTAAAATAGATGTTTGGATGTTAGACTGCCTACAGGTAATAGCAACTGATGCTCATGCTGGCTTGAATGAAGTTATGCAATGGAATGAGCAGTTTATGCCGAAAAAAATCTATTTGACTAATATGAATCATACTATAGATTACTATGGCATTCAGCCAATGCTTTCAAGAAATATTGCACTAGCTTATGATGGTTTAGAGTTTTATATATAA
- a CDS encoding phosphatase PAP2 family protein: MKPWLYDFNGWNVKLFLIINQITNSNECIAKMFYYLSRIVYAKNFTIYYLLLAVYLLIKLRNYHGEKRAYQFNITCNYLLYVGTAYTIFLLVYSKLKRLFSFTRPCCSLSSSEIQTVIDFNTEYVNCFTSFPSAHTGITFFIVACLWHKLNRIGKFAGVVLVIMVGISRLSLAMHYPSDIIYSCIITAMILYTTKAILEIQIIKSFTQAIQNKIYMLACKIK; the protein is encoded by the coding sequence ATGAAACCGTGGTTATATGATTTTAATGGATGGAATGTCAAATTATTCTTAATCATCAATCAAATTACCAATAGTAATGAATGTATCGCTAAAATGTTCTACTATTTATCTAGAATAGTCTATGCTAAAAATTTTACAATATATTATTTATTACTAGCAGTTTATTTATTAATCAAACTTAGAAATTATCATGGTGAAAAACGCGCTTATCAATTTAACATAACTTGTAATTATTTGTTATATGTAGGAACAGCATACACTATATTTTTACTAGTATACAGCAAATTGAAACGTCTCTTCTCATTTACTAGGCCTTGTTGCTCACTTTCATCATCAGAAATACAAACAGTTATAGATTTTAATACAGAATATGTTAATTGTTTTACTAGTTTCCCTAGTGCTCATACTGGAATCACATTTTTCATCGTGGCATGTTTATGGCATAAACTAAACAGAATAGGTAAATTCGCAGGAGTAGTGCTAGTCATAATGGTTGGTATATCAAGATTGTCATTGGCAATGCATTATCCGTCTGATATTATATATTCTTGTATAATTACAGCAATGATTTTATATACTACTAAGGCTATATTAGAAATTCAAATAATAAAATCATTTACTCAAGCTATTCAAAATAAAATATATATGCTAGCTTGCAAAATAAAGTGA
- the rplU gene encoding 50S ribosomal protein L21: MFAVIKTGSKQYRVAKDSIIKIEKIDGEPGSTIEFKEVLMIGEYSKPSFIGTPIVKGASVTAQILNQLRNQKVIVFKKKRRKNYRNKRGHKQEVTKVKIIDIAKASNC; encoded by the coding sequence ATGTTTGCAGTTATTAAAACAGGTAGTAAACAGTACAGAGTTGCTAAAGATAGCATAATAAAAATAGAAAAAATTGATGGTGAGCCAGGCTCAACTATTGAATTTAAAGAAGTTCTAATGATTGGAGAATATAGTAAGCCTTCCTTTATTGGCACTCCAATTGTTAAAGGAGCTTCTGTGACAGCTCAAATATTAAATCAATTACGTAATCAAAAAGTTATAGTTTTTAAGAAAAAACGAAGAAAAAACTATCGTAACAAAAGAGGTCATAAACAGGAGGTTACAAAAGTTAAGATTATAGATATCGCTAAAGCATCTAATTGCTAA
- the rpmA gene encoding 50S ribosomal protein L27 — protein MATKKAGGSSKNGRDSAGRRLGLKKTDGQLVNAGNIIVKQRGTKFYPGKNVGLGKDHTIFSLVSGKVKFFRKKKNRVFISVVVDDSTAA, from the coding sequence ATGGCAACGAAAAAAGCAGGTGGTAGTTCAAAAAATGGCCGTGATTCAGCTGGTAGAAGATTAGGTTTAAAAAAAACTGACGGTCAGTTAGTAAATGCTGGTAATATTATTGTTAAGCAAAGAGGTACAAAGTTTTATCCAGGAAAAAATGTAGGATTAGGTAAAGATCATACAATTTTTTCATTAGTCTCAGGAAAAGTAAAATTTTTTCGAAAAAAAAAGAACAGGGTTTTCATTTCTGTAGTAGTTGATGATTCTACTGCTGCATAG
- a CDS encoding IS630 transposase-related protein — translation MAANTVRNWYKRYKSENHYKERAYLGKKEKIYKIEFEKYILLNPNLTLVQVGKHFGISIMVVSYYMIKLSYSYKKNVYPHGSKTRSKRKISTSDKSILKENLVHIDESCIEIYMQG, via the coding sequence ATAGCGGCAAACACAGTAAGAAATTGGTATAAAAGATATAAATCAGAAAATCATTATAAAGAAAGAGCTTATCTTGGTAAAAAAGAAAAAATATATAAGATAGAATTTGAAAAATACATTTTGCTAAATCCAAATCTAACTCTGGTACAAGTAGGAAAACATTTTGGAATTTCAATAATGGTAGTGAGTTATTACATGATAAAACTTAGCTATAGTTATAAAAAAAACGTTTACCCACATGGAAGTAAAACTAGAAGTAAGAGAAAAATATCAACAAGTGATAAGTCGATACTCAAAGAAAACTTGGTACACATAGATGAAAGTTGCATTGAAATCTATATGCAAGGATAG
- a CDS encoding IS5-like element ISOt6 family transposase has translation MKLDQIKELKDEKFRRLTVVRKGTFSKMVDILRKADGVKKSKGGRKNKLNLEEQLLMALEYLREYRTYFHIGQNYGISESSAYKAVKWVEDTLVKHPNFALPGRKALMNSDMNYEVVLIDATESPIERPKKKQKFYYSGKKKRHTLKTQIVVDKKAHQVICTDFSNGKKHDFRLFKESKILIHPKIKAITDTGYQGIQKIHNNSALPKKKSKKNPLTKNDKKNNRRLAGKRVVNENVIAMLKRFKIIADKYRNRRKRFGLRFNLISGIYNFELP, from the coding sequence ATGAAATTAGATCAGATTAAAGAGTTAAAGGATGAAAAATTTCGTCGATTAACAGTAGTAAGGAAGGGAACATTCTCAAAGATGGTGGATATTTTGAGGAAAGCTGATGGTGTTAAGAAATCAAAAGGAGGGCGTAAAAATAAGCTCAATTTGGAGGAACAGTTATTGATGGCCTTAGAATACCTTAGAGAATACCGTACTTATTTTCATATAGGTCAGAACTATGGGATTAGTGAAAGTTCAGCATATAAGGCTGTAAAATGGGTAGAAGACACCTTAGTTAAACACCCAAACTTTGCTCTTCCAGGTCGTAAAGCTCTAATGAATAGCGATATGAATTATGAAGTAGTCTTGATTGATGCTACTGAGAGTCCAATAGAAAGACCCAAAAAAAAACAAAAATTCTATTATTCAGGAAAGAAGAAAAGGCATACACTAAAGACTCAAATAGTGGTAGACAAGAAAGCACACCAAGTAATATGTACAGATTTTTCTAACGGTAAAAAACATGACTTTAGATTATTTAAGGAATCCAAAATTCTTATCCATCCTAAGATTAAAGCGATTACTGATACAGGATATCAAGGTATACAAAAAATTCACAATAATTCTGCATTACCAAAGAAAAAAAGCAAGAAAAATCCTTTAACTAAAAATGATAAAAAGAATAATCGTAGGTTAGCAGGAAAAAGAGTTGTCAATGAAAACGTTATTGCTATGCTAAAACGGTTCAAAATTATTGCTGACAAATATCGAAATAGACGTAAAAGATTTGGTCTTAGATTTAATTTGATCTCTGGCATTTATAATTTTGAACTACCTTAA
- a CDS encoding MobA/MobL family protein gives MRIGVEMAIQFARIEFLSRSKGGNSCCKVAYNARTIVTNEQTNIRYNFSHKKDNVYHTVLIPAYVNQKFKNIQTLMNEVERTEKLRTSQLLKDIVIALPDDKELNLEDRIKIYT, from the coding sequence GTGAGAATTGGTGTTGAGATGGCAATACAGTTTGCAAGAATTGAATTTTTAAGTAGAAGTAAAGGAGGTAATAGTTGTTGTAAGGTAGCGTATAATGCAAGAACTATTGTCACAAATGAGCAGACAAATATAAGGTATAACTTCTCTCATAAGAAAGATAACGTATATCATACAGTGCTGATACCTGCTTATGTAAATCAAAAATTCAAGAATATTCAAACATTAATGAATGAGGTGGAACGAACCGAAAAACTAAGAACCAGCCAGTTGCTAAAGGATATAGTAATAGCACTACCAGACGACAAGGAGTTGAATTTAGAAGATAGAATAAAGATTTACACATGA
- a CDS encoding MobA/MobL family protein, producing MQIDIHKPHRGDKNWHAHILVTTRRFKENGEELGGKAIDLEPINSEQ from the coding sequence GTGCAGATAGATATTCATAAGCCTCATAGAGGAGATAAAAACTGGCATGCACATATATTGGTTACTACAAGAAGATTTAAAGAGAATGGTGAAGAATTGGGAGGTAAAGCTATTGACTTAGAGCCTATAAATTCAGAACAGTGA
- a CDS encoding endonuclease/exonuclease/phosphatase family protein gives MSFESTFAINLYNDEKKHIAINIGELSIHNFYVPAGGDIPAANVNIKFKHKLCYVDFMNAWFLNNKSKKDKIILLGDLNIAPLESDVWSSYQLRNVVSHTDIERKKLMHNITSFDWIDAVRFFSGKHEKLYSWRSYQNVDWSKSDRGHRLDHIWISYPLENPKLNLV, from the coding sequence ATTTCATTTGAATCTACGTTTGCAATAAATCTATATAATGATGAAAAAAAGCATATTGCTATTAACATAGGAGAGTTAAGCATCCATAATTTTTATGTACCTGCAGGAGGAGATATTCCGGCTGCAAATGTAAATATAAAGTTTAAGCATAAATTATGCTATGTTGATTTTATGAATGCTTGGTTTTTGAATAATAAGTCTAAAAAAGATAAGATTATACTGCTTGGAGACCTTAATATTGCGCCATTAGAAAGTGATGTATGGTCAAGTTATCAATTACGCAATGTTGTGTCTCATACAGATATTGAACGAAAAAAATTAATGCATAATATTACTAGCTTTGATTGGATTGATGCAGTGCGCTTTTTTTCAGGTAAACACGAAAAATTGTATTCCTGGCGGAGCTATCAAAATGTCGACTGGAGTAAATCCGATCGCGGCCACAGGCTAGATCATATATGGATTAGTTATCCTTTAGAGAATCCAAAATTAAATCTTGTATAA
- the pgsA gene encoding CDP-diacylglycerol--glycerol-3-phosphate 3-phosphatidyltransferase has protein sequence MQLTRKIPNILTATRISIIPIILITFYFDDVIFSHQLAATLFVIAGITDFFDGYIARKLNLHSSFGRMLDHIADKLLVGSILIMIVKFRRAQELPCLLILCREFLVAGMREFLSQIKVSVPVSRLAKIKTTCQFSALAILLLGSKGSGIHMLDIVGQITLWIAAILTIITGYSYLKACIKYF, from the coding sequence ATGCAGTTAACCAGAAAAATACCAAATATTCTAACAGCTACTAGAATTAGTATAATACCAATTATACTAATTACTTTTTATTTTGATGATGTTATTTTTTCCCATCAATTGGCAGCTACATTATTCGTTATTGCTGGTATAACAGATTTTTTTGATGGGTATATAGCTAGAAAACTTAATTTACATAGCAGTTTTGGTAGAATGCTTGATCATATTGCTGATAAATTATTAGTTGGCAGCATTCTTATAATGATAGTAAAATTTAGAAGAGCTCAAGAGTTACCATGCTTATTAATTTTATGTCGAGAATTTTTAGTAGCTGGCATGAGAGAATTCTTAAGCCAAATTAAAGTTAGTGTTCCAGTATCTAGGCTTGCAAAAATAAAAACTACATGTCAATTTTCTGCTTTAGCTATTTTACTATTAGGTTCTAAGGGATCTGGAATTCATATGTTAGATATAGTAGGACAAATTACTTTGTGGATAGCAGCAATCTTGACTATTATTACTGGATATTCTTACTTGAAAGCATGTATTAAATATTTTTAA
- a CDS encoding HD domain-containing protein produces the protein MIDFYSESLINKLFRTNVRFNTKIDLDRVEKAILYAKKYHGQQKRDTQELYYTHPLEVAYMVADYSFETDTIITAILHDTLEDTKLTKERIRYEFGANIAEQVSDLTRVRDNKKISAMEMIQILRSQNKTELLLIKLFDRFHNIQTIHIKPYGKRQKIVIETQQEFIPLAQYLKLPEITIELNKYCELYVS, from the coding sequence ATGATAGATTTTTATAGTGAGAGCTTAATAAATAAGCTGTTCAGAACCAACGTAAGATTTAACACCAAAATTGATCTTGATAGAGTTGAAAAAGCAATACTTTACGCTAAAAAATATCATGGCCAGCAAAAGAGAGATACTCAAGAACTATACTACACACATCCATTAGAAGTAGCTTATATGGTTGCAGACTACAGCTTTGAAACAGATACGATTATTACAGCAATACTACATGATACACTTGAAGACACAAAACTAACTAAAGAAAGAATAAGGTACGAATTTGGTGCTAATATTGCAGAACAGGTTTCAGACCTTACCAGGGTTAGGGATAATAAGAAAATCAGTGCTATGGAAATGATACAAATATTACGCAGCCAAAATAAAACAGAACTATTACTGATCAAACTTTTTGATAGATTCCATAATATTCAAACCATACACATAAAACCTTATGGAAAAAGACAAAAAATCGTCATTGAAACTCAGCAAGAATTTATACCTCTTGCTCAATATCTTAAATTACCAGAAATTACCATAGAGCTAAATAAATACTGTGAGCTTTATGTTAGTTAG
- a CDS encoding IS5 family transposase (programmed frameshift), whose product MKLDQIKELKDEKFRRLTVVRKGTFSKMVDILRKADGVKKSKGWRKNKLNLEEQLLMALEYLREYRTYFHIGQNYGISESSAYKAVKWVEDTLVKHPNFALPGRKALMNSDMNYEVVLIDATESPIERPKKKQKFYYSGKKKRHTLKTQIVVDKKTYQVICTDFSNGKKHDFRLFKESKILIHPKIKAITDTGYQGIQKIHNNSALPKKKSKKNPLTKNDKKNNRRLAGKRVVNENVIAMLKRFKIIADKYRNRRKRFGLRFNLISGIYNFDLP is encoded by the exons ATGAAATTAGATCAGATTAAAGAGTTAAAGGATGAAAAATTTCGTCGATTAACAGTAGTAAGGAAGGGAACATTCTCAAAGATGGTGGATATTTTGAGGAAAGCTGATGGTGTTAAGAAATCAAAAGGATGGCGTAAAAATAAGCTCAATTTGGAGGAACAGTTATTGATGGCCTTAGAATACCTTAGAGAATACCGTACTTATTTTCATATAGGTCAGAACTATGGGATTAGTGAAAGTTCAGCATATAAAGCTGTAAAATGGGTAGAAGACACCTTAGTTAAACACCCAAACTTTGCTCTTCCAGGTCGTAAAGCTCTAATGAATAGCGATATGAATTATGAAGTAGTCTTGATTGATGCTACTGAGAGTCCAATAGAAAGACCCA AAAAAAAACAAAAATTCTATTATTCAGGAAAGAAGAAAAGGCATACACTAAAGACTCAAATAGTGGTAGACAAGAAAACATACCAAGTAATATGTACAGATTTTTCTAACGGTAAAAAACATGACTTTAGATTATTTAAGGAATCCAAAATTCTTATCCATCCTAAGATTAAAGCGATTACTGATACAGGATATCAAGGTATACAAAAAATTCACAATAATTCTGCATTACCAAAGAAAAAAAGCAAGAAAAATCCTTTAACTAAAAATGATAAAAAGAATAATCGTAGGTTAGCAGGAAAAAGAGTTGTCAATGAAAACGTTATTGCTATGCTAAAACGGTTCAAAATTATTGCTGACAAATATCGAAATAGACGTAAAAGATTCGGTCTTAGATTTAATTTGATCTCTGGCATTTATAATTTTGATCTACCTTAA
- a CDS encoding septal ring lytic transglycosylase RlpA family protein, translating to MQLIGFAVSILLYNLPSICIAAQNNSICQINKQLLIMSEGHYKIGKPYKINGKVYSPRQVANNFQQVGYASWYSCKNSNSKTANSDTFNPSHLTAAHHILPMPSIIKVTNLQNTRTLILMVNDRGPFAKRRVLDISKRGAELLGFIRQGITKVKIELMHSETQKLLNMILFNIPKSIIAKNILCSTDYYIKSLNMKHKTSYYYIMLKNKRKQQ from the coding sequence ATGCAACTTATAGGTTTTGCTGTCAGTATACTACTATACAATCTTCCTTCTATATGCATAGCAGCACAAAATAATTCAATATGCCAAATTAATAAGCAGTTACTAATTATGTCTGAAGGACATTATAAAATAGGCAAACCTTATAAAATAAATGGAAAGGTATATAGTCCTAGGCAAGTTGCTAATAATTTTCAGCAGGTAGGTTATGCATCTTGGTATAGCTGTAAGAATAGCAACAGTAAAACTGCAAATTCAGATACATTTAATCCATCTCATTTAACCGCAGCTCATCATATACTGCCTATGCCAAGTATAATAAAAGTAACTAATCTGCAAAATACTCGCACCTTGATTTTAATGGTAAATGATCGTGGCCCTTTTGCAAAACGTAGAGTTTTAGATATATCAAAACGTGGGGCAGAATTGTTAGGGTTTATACGCCAAGGTATAACAAAAGTTAAAATAGAATTAATGCATTCCGAAACTCAGAAACTACTGAATATGATTTTATTTAATATACCAAAGAGTATAATAGCTAAAAATATACTGTGTAGTACTGATTACTACATCAAATCACTAAATATGAAACATAAAACTTCTTACTATTACATAATGTTGAAAAATAAAAGAAAGCAACAATAG